TTTTGCTTATACAATCAGGAGAGCTGCTCATTGGTGCAGCAGGGGCATCTTGGGTATAGCATGGCTTGAATCAGGGAGAGGAAGGATGCAGACCTCAATGGGGCAGAATCTGGCACAGAGTAGCACAGACCTCTCGGTGGTGAGGGATAGTGTGTGGAGACCCTGGGGCACTGATTCTGAGAGGCAGGATGGTCACCCATGTGTAGAGGAACACGAGGCAGTACTGACCTGCAGTCTGCAATATGTTGCCGAAATCTTTCAGCTGATGTAGGGATGCAAAATAACGAACTGTTGGCATTGTGGGTTCCTCATTCTAGGTGAAGCTGGAAGTCCTGGCCAGGTGGAGGATGGACAGTGTGCGTGTTCAGGCAGGAAGCCTGGAAGTGGCCCCTACAAACCGAATGCCAGGCTGCCTCCCGGGAATAACAGAGGTGGGCAATTTACATGTGTTTGGCTCTTGCTGCTTCTCCTTTTGTTAGCCAGATGGCTTCCATCCTGCAGGAACTGGTGTCCCATCACTTCCTACATTCAGTGCTTTTCCCCTTCTAGTGGTGATTTCCCTTACCCTTTCATTGATCCAGACAATAAGCCAGAAACCTTATGTTTGACCTCTTACCTTTCCCTGTTGGCCAGTGTGATTGTACAGTGAATGTACACCAACACGTCATTGAGGGATAGGGTCGCTCTTCAACGTGGAGCTCACAAAAATGAGGGGCTTCTGATAATTATCTGGCAGCAGACATAATGCAGACAAGGTGCTGTGCAGTCTCTCCTGACATGCTGTAGCTTTACCAAAGCAGCTCAGTCTTGGCCTGCACCACTCCAGCTGTTCTAGTCCTGGACTCTTCATCAGCAGAAGTCGCTGGCTGGTGTATCTATTGTTCGTTATAGTTTACAATGAGACCACCAACTTAAGAGCTTGATTTGGTCCCAGGTTCTGGCATGAGCAGGCCAGGTTATTCCCTGAGACAACTAGTTCCTTGCACATGAGCAACTTCCTTCCACAAAAGCTTCTGGCACCCTGTCATTATCCTTCTGATACTGGGATATCCACAAATCTGTGTCTGAAACACCCTCTCCCCTCACTAGAGGTCTTAAAATTCTGCTGTGGTCACTTGTGCCTGCTAAAAGAGCACCCCTAGTAGGATTCATTCTCTGCCACGTGATTTAAGGTGGATAATGCGGTTTGAGAATGGGACACATGAATATCTGATGCCCCATTTTCCAGTTTGCATGAGTGCTGAGACGCTGCCACTCTCTCTTGAGGAAAGCCGCATGAATCACCCAGCCACCAGCACCAGAGCGAAAGCATCCCCTAGTGGAGTGGCTGATGAGCTCCCTGTTCATAGGAATAAGCATAGAGAATCAGATTTATCTAACGGCAGTATTCCTCCTTTTCCCTAACCAAACAGTGAACCCAGAGGATGCCAGGAAGATGCGAGAAACAGGCCTGCACCTTATGCGTCGCATGCTTGCTGTGCTGCAGATATTTGCTGTCAGTCAGTTTGGCTGTGCTACAGGTCAGATCCCCCGCACCCTCTGGCAGAAGGACCAGGCCAATAAGGACTATTCTCCCTTAATTAAGAAACTGGAATTGTCTGTAGACCAAGTGAGGCAGCTGGCACTGAAGCACCAGCACCAGGATCATGTGCTCAGCTATTCCAGCATGCAGGATGTCTCCTTAGGAGCAAGAGATGAGCTGACACTGGCTGTGCGGAAGGAACTGACCATTGCTATACGAGACTTGATGGCTCATGGGCTCTATGCCTCTTCTCAAGGGATGAGCCTGGTGTTGGCACCCATTGCGTGCCTGATTCCTGCACTTACCTCGTCGCCACAGACCATGCACCCCTGGGAACTCTTTGTGAAGTATTACAACACCAAGAACGGCCGCGCCTTCGTGGAGTCCCCAGCGCGCAAGCTCTCCCAGTCTTTTTCCCTTCCCGTGATGGGGGGCATCACTGTGACCCCCAAGCAGAGCCTGTTGACGGCTATTCACACTGTCCTCACAGAGCATGATCCATTCAAGCGCAGTGCGGACTCTGAACTGAAAGCCCTGGTGTGCATGGCATTAAATGAACAGCGTCTGGTTTCCTGGGTGAACCTGATCTGCAAATCTGGGGCTCTGATACAGTCTCACTATCAGCCCTGGAGCTACGTGGCCAACACAGGCTTTGAGAGTGCACTCAACCTTCTCAGCCGCCTGAGCAATTTAAAGTTCAACCTTCCTGTTGACCTGGCTGTCCGGCAGCTGAAAAACATCAGAGATGCTTTTTGATGTGCCCTTTCCGGATTAGCCCCCTTTCCCCCATAGGAATGTATTAACTTACTTGCTTAGAGGAGGAGCCTTGTTTATGACCAAACTTGCCCCCTTTGAAGCTGGTTTTGTCTACTAGGATAGCAGTCTCCTGTCTTGACACTGGAAACCTCCCTTACAAGATTGTCTGTGAGGAAGTGCTGCAGATGTTTGGGTTGTGTGCCACCTCGCCCAGGCCTATGTTAATGCAGCTCCTAACAGCAGAGCTGCTGCACCCCATCTGCCGGTGCCTTGCCTCTGTGACATGCATTAGGAGTGAACCACTGTCCGAAATGCAataaaaagggcctgattttacaGCCAGTGCATCGGAGCAGCTCCCATGGAGTTCAGTGGAAGCAGTTCCTGTGCTGTGGCTGCACGTCAGCCCCCAGAATTTTTAGTCTAAAAGCTGTCACTtgtggcatttggctgtttcacACAGAGCTGGGTGCGGCTTTTTGACAGATATACCTTCCTTCTGCTGCTTAGGCTTGATGTAACATGCCCGGTGGTGGAGTCAGACATCCCCTCCCCCACGTTTATGTAGATTTTGAATGTACAGGAGGCCTGGGAACAGTTTCTGCCCTGAGCTATAGTTGCCTATTGGTTTGTATCTTGCAGGATTAGTGGCTGCAGAAGTCCAGACATTGAGATTCTTTGGACTATGGGGTGACAGGTGACTCGATTGAGCATTCAGGTGCATTGTGTAAGAATCTCAGCTCCCTCTTGGAGCTTTGGTCAAAGCCCTGAATACCATCATGCCAGGGTTTCATTGCAGATGCATTGGTTTAACAACTGTAAACAAATATTCCCTTTTCCAGTTACTGTGTTTAACTTGAGTTAATTATTAGCCCCTGTGCTGCAAGAACAGTTGCTCATATGGCTCCTTGTAGAAAATAAATTGTAGTAGTTACAGATGTCTGATATTCCCAGTGTAATTCCTGAAAGCACTTCTGTGGTCAGTATCTCTTGGCCAGAACTTTCTACATCGAGTGTATTTGGTTATTGTGTAACTGAGCATTTTCTGCTGGTCTGAGGGCAAAGCTTCCTGCACTGGTTACAGGTAGGTCTGCAGTCAAATCAGTCAGCGCTGTGGAAGTAGTAATCTGCAAGAGAAAATCACTTCTGGCATCAGAAGAGAACTGAGGCTTTGACTGGAATAGAGCTGAGGGGAGTGGTCTCCTTTGTACATGCACCAGTGATGCCCTGAGCAGCAGGTAGTGGATTTATATGGGAAACAGTAGTGTCTCAGTCTGGCCTCCTGTTCCCTTCAGCTTCCTGGCAAAACAGCAACATCCGAGTCTCAGGCACATGGGGGAGGGTTGGGAGTGACCATTCCAATTGTACATTTAGTAGCTAGAAATAGGGCTGTCAAGGTAGTTTCTTTGTTCCCAGTTTCCCCACTGTTCATAATAGCTCTCTCGTTGAAGCTTGAAAAGGAATGTTTTCTTACTACCAGTTCCTCTCAGTTGCACGCACAGTTTAGTGCAGTCGGGCTGCTGGCTTCTACTTATTTCTGTCTAAAAAGCATTGAAACTATTATTTGGGAAAACATCTAGAATTACATAGACTGACACCACAGATTTTGGACATTGAGCACTGGGGCCCATCTGCTatcattgaagttaatgacaaaGTTGCCACTACAGAGAGACCAGaatctgctcctccccccccccccccaaaaaaaaaattatttgcgtGTTTGGAGCAGAGTGAAATTTACAGTACACTATAAGGAGGGTGTTAGTTTCTTTGAAGAATTAGTGGTTAGTAACACATTCCTCCACATGTTTTTAATGCAGAAATAGTTTACTGTAATATAATGAAAACCAGCAGCAGTGACTCTTACATATGtggaaactgttttcatgttgtaCCCTTCAGTTATGAAACTGTTCATATATTTTGAGAGGCTTGTCTAAGGGTGAAAAATTCCAAGCTCATTTATCCAGATAAACTTGTCTTCCTGGACAGCAAATTATAGAATTACCAATGACCAACCACATTAAGATTAGCTGGAGAGGCAAGATTTAATTCAAGAATAATTTCCATGGAACATTCCCCATTCTGGTTTGGCTATTTTTTGTCTGAAATCTGCATGTTTTTGTTAAATCTGTGGCAGTTACAAATAAGTTGGCAGTTGAAGTGTCTGATTGCTGGAAAGGCTTTTCTGGGGCCCTAAATGGTTCCATAAAGCATCTTCAGGTTTTTCTAATTCTTAACTCCATTTTGTGTTAGTGCTATGCTGGAGAAGTTTGTGTTGTACACTAGTTCAGAAATCTGCTTTATTTCTGATGttgattttgttctgattttagGTCTGTGCATATGTGCAATAGGATGGATGTATTTGTGTTGTGGAGAGTACAATATCTATTGCTGATAATAAAAGTCATGGTGgtttgtgtatgttttattaCGTGTACATTAATAGATAAACTGTTAATGCACCCTCTCATTCCTTCTAGACTTTGAATCTTTGGTTCATACCTACAGCTATTACCTTTATAGCTTGTATGCTGAACCATTATTTAGGAACAGAACATTTAGGAACAGATCATTGGTAACTAAAAACTGGGGTCAGCAAGGACACAACTGGGCACCACCAGGGGCAGCTGATGTCTTAataggaaaaaaccccaaaacttctGGAAGGTCAAGTGCACCCCTTCCACatgggctcagggatggggc
The DNA window shown above is from Natator depressus isolate rNatDep1 chromosome 27, rNatDep2.hap1, whole genome shotgun sequence and carries:
- the RUNDC1 gene encoding RUN domain-containing protein 1; its protein translation is MEAEGGALGPGERWAPVGAVAEAEAGEAGAPGGSGPGSPAGSPRSLPRLRAERRRLHGALLALVSHFAQVQFRLRQVARAGPAEQQRLLRELEDFAFRGCPAAPGAGPGGAPGERENQERIEARKEKQRELILQLKTQLDDLETFAYQEGSYDSLPQSMVMERQRVIIEELIKKLDMNLNEDIASLSPEELRQQVDVAVAQIVNPARVKEQLVEQLKTQIRDLEMFISFIQGEAGSPGQVEDGQCACSGRKPGSGPYKPNARLPPGNNRVNPEDARKMRETGLHLMRRMLAVLQIFAVSQFGCATGQIPRTLWQKDQANKDYSPLIKKLELSVDQVRQLALKHQHQDHVLSYSSMQDVSLGARDELTLAVRKELTIAIRDLMAHGLYASSQGMSLVLAPIACLIPALTSSPQTMHPWELFVKYYNTKNGRAFVESPARKLSQSFSLPVMGGITVTPKQSLLTAIHTVLTEHDPFKRSADSELKALVCMALNEQRLVSWVNLICKSGALIQSHYQPWSYVANTGFESALNLLSRLSNLKFNLPVDLAVRQLKNIRDAF